The following proteins are co-located in the Ailuropoda melanoleuca isolate Jingjing chromosome 13, ASM200744v2, whole genome shotgun sequence genome:
- the C13H20orf204 gene encoding uncharacterized protein C20orf204 homolog — protein MVPPKPVLWALLLALLGLVPGQAGLRACSVPDVLRHYRAVIFEDLQAAVRQGGPGAQWTGPGSSDLHFTQKNLTGAAAPGWQGRVGASCSAQKEHSILLSIASLGRTMRRVVARGRRGALEKAAWTVALRTEAVMRRHCWMLRQRSRWPKRRPPRRRSSRRRLLLRALDAVATCWEKLFALRAAATEGA, from the exons ATG GTGCCTCCTAAGCCTGTACTCTGGGCGCTCCTGCTGGCTCTGCTGGGTCTTGTGCCTGGCCAGGCAGGGCTCCGTGCCTGCAGCGTCCCTGACGTGCTCCGCCACTACCGTGCGGTCATCTTTGAGGACCTGCAGGCTGCTGTGAGGCAGGGTGGGCCAGGGGCACAGTGGACGGGGCCGGGCTCCTCAGACCTCCATTTCACTCAGAAAAACCTGACTGGAGCTGCAGCCCCTGGATGGCAGGGTCGGGTGGGAGCTTCCTGCAGTGCCCAGAAG gagCACAGTATCCTACTGTCCATTGCGTCCCTGGGTCGGACCATGCGCAGGGTGGTGGCCCGGGGCCGCCGTGGGGCGCTGGAGAAAGCTGCGTGGACCGTAGCCTTGCGCACTGAAGCGGTGATGCGGCGCCATTGCTGGATGCTGCGCCAg CGGAGCCGGTGGCCCAAGAGGCGCCCTCCCCGGCGTCGCAGCAGCAGGAGGCGGCTCCTACTGCGCGCCCTGGACGCCGTCGCCACCTGCTGGGAGAAACTCTTCGCGCTGCGTGCGGCGGCCACGGAGGGCGCCTAG